The following are encoded together in the Macrobrachium rosenbergii isolate ZJJX-2024 chromosome 21, ASM4041242v1, whole genome shotgun sequence genome:
- the LOC136849581 gene encoding facilitated trehalose transporter Tret1-like, with translation MIPKIENSERQDDGEGNAPCGLSKGRQWDSESPSSPEGSPEGSSAEQPSLRNQIVASLAVGLGHMGIGCVLGMSAIPYLRPEGARQQRRLLEQSSGGVEDSVQSSGSLQLMLFDDTLFNTAVFLAASLGCMATGGLQVTFGQKKIMLLALICLFFGWVVLATSDSLLVSLTSRVIQGLAWGAFFGSSFTYILEMSHARVRGSLVVVSDVFTEVGHCVVYGLADLYFERYQLILMFGFFTTLAPIAWLIWLPQSPRWLVYKNLTDEAYVALENFRGAHYDSQVELFSIQRQRKVTVMSANDQMQEMHLPAIIMTILFSALLLITVHFTYTQSSGVSVLTVTQQDDVTYSTAIVSGLIRLSGSIVCAVAVDFAGRKPLYVISFLLCSAASLVLGSLRYDELRQSRDDLNCLFVSIRSIFVFFGGMTFPLLKLWLGESFPTSVRSTALGFLNSLFYLAAVLASETHQKIILSIGRHGTLWLISFMNLSMAAIGWFWLPETKRKSLERITDEFYGPCTPLEGVSCENLISNKGEVEEREEEKEEEEVIVISW, from the exons ATGATACCCAAGATAGAAAACTCTGAACGTCAAGATGACGGGGAAGGAAACGCCCCTTGTGGGCTATCCAAAGGACGTCAGTGGGATTCCGAAAGTCCCTCCTCTCCTGAAGGGTCTCCTGAAGGGTCGTCTGCAGAGCAACCCTCTCTCAGAAATCAG ATCGTAGCTTCTCTGGCCGTGGGCCTCGGTCACATGGGCATTGGCTGCGTGTTGGGCATGTCGGCGATACCCTACCTGAGGCCAGAAGGTGCCAGGCAGCAGCGCAGGCTTCTAGAGCAGTCTTCTGGAGGCGTTGAAGATTCAGTACAGTCATCTGGAAGCCTCCAGTTGATGCTGTTTGATGACACCCTCTTCA ACACTGCAGTGTTCCTGGCCGCTTCCTTAGGCTGTATGGCAACAGGCGGTCTCCAAGTGACCTTTGGGCAGAAGAAGATAATGCTCCTGGCTTTGATATGTCTATTCTTCGGCTGGGTGGTCCTAGCGACTTCAGATAGTCTCCTGGTATCCTTGACCAGCCGTGTTATCCAAGGACTAGCCTGGGGCGCCTTCTTCGGGTCATCCTTCACCTATATCTTAGAGATGTCCCACGCCAGAGTGAGAGGTTCTCTGGTGGTCGTTTCAGATGTTTTCACAGAAGTGGGCCACTGCGTTGTGTATGGGCTGGCAGACTTGTATTTTGAAAGATATCAGCTCATTCTAATGTTTGGATTTTTTACTACATTGGCCCCAATAGCATGGTTAATATGGTTACCACAATCGCCACGATGGCTGGTTTACAAGAACCTCACTGATGAAGCCTATGTAGCTCTGGAAAATTTCAGAGGTGCTCATTATGACTCTCAGGTGGAACTCTTCAGCATCCAAAGGCAGAGGAAAGTTACTGTGATGTCTGCTAACGACCAGATGCAAGAAATGCATCTCCCAGCCATAATAATGACTATCCTTTTTTCAGCATTGTTGCTGATCACTGTTCATTTCACTTACACTCAGAGCTCTGGCGTTTCTGTACTGACAGTAACTCAGCAGGATGATGTAACTTACTCAACTGCAATAGTTTCAGGTCTCATTCGGCTGTCAGGTTCGATAGTCTGCGCTGTCGCTGTAGATTTTGCAGGCAGAAAGCCTCTGTATGTTATATCCTTCCTCTTGTGCTCTGCTGCATCTCTCGTGCTGGGATCTCTGCGCTACGACGAACTACGCCAGTCCAGAGACGACCTAAATTGTCTGTTCGTCAGCATCAGGTCAATCTTCGTATTCTTCGGTGGCATGACCTTTCCTCTGCTCAAGCTCTGGTTGGGGGAATCCTTCCCAACGTCAGTACGTTCAACTGCTCTTGGCTTCCTCAACTCCCTTTTTTACCTGGCAGCTGTTTTGGCTTCTGAGACCCACCAGAAAATTATTCTCTCAATAGGTCGACATGGGACTTTATGGCTTATTTCTTTCATGAATCTGTCTATGGCGGCAATAGGGTGGTTTTGGCTGCCTGAAACGAAGAGGAAAAGTCTTGAAAGAATAACGGATGAGTTCTATGGTCCCTGTACCCCACTGGAGGGGGTCAGTTGTGAAAATTTGATCTCTAACAAAGGTGAggtggaggaaagagaagaagagaaagaagaagaagaggttattGTTATTTCCTGGTAA